In the Deltaproteobacteria bacterium genome, AGGTGGCTTAATATGGGAACGGCTGTGTTGAAACACGACCCCACGAATCTAATCATTACGGGAGTGGGAGGGCAGGGAAACGTTCTCGCATCCAAGATCCTCGGTTCCATGCTCATTGACAATGAACTCAACGTGACCGTGGGCGAAACCTTTGGCGCCTCCCAGCGCGGCGGATCGGTCATGAGCCACCTCCGGATAGGGAGCGGTCCTGCCCGTTCTCCCCAAATCCCGATGCGGCGAGCCCATGCAATCGTAGCCCTCGAGGCCATGGAGGCGCTTCAGGCATTGGGAAAGTACGGCAATCCAGAAACACTCGTGATCGCTAACAGCCGCCCGATTTATCCCATGGAGTGTATTTCCGGGGAGTGTGGCTATCCGGAACAGGAACAACTGGAGCAATGGCTGCAAAAGTTCTCGGGGAAGGCCTGGATCATCGAAGCCACTAAACATGCCATGAACCTTGGAGCGCCCATATACGCCAATATCATCATGATAGGCGCCCTGGCTGCAACCGGGATTCTGCCATTGAACCGGGAGGGGTTTAAAGTGGTGCTGGAAAGAACCATGTCCGGGGCGAAGGTTGCCAAAAACCTCGATGCCTTTGATTTGGGAACAGGTTTGCTGGTCTGAATTGGCATAGCAGAATGTGAGGAAAATATAATGAAAAAACCCGTTAGCAAAGATATTTTCGATGGAAGCGATTTTCCCATAAGCGATGTTCGCATGGGCGTTTTTCAGGGCACGGGCGCCGACCTGGAAGAGGCTAAGGTGAAACCTATTATTGCCATCGTTAATTCCCATACGGAAATCAACCCTGGCCATGCCCACTTGGCTAATCTGGCCATGCGCGTCCGTGAGGGTGTGTTCGCAGCAGGCGGAATACCCTTTGAATTCAATGTTCCCGCCCCTTGTGACGGCATCTCTGAAGGGCATCCCGGGATGAAATTTATTCTGCCCCAACGGGATCTCATTGCCGACATGGTGGAAATTCATGTTCGCAGCATGCGATTTGACGGCATGGTCATGATTGCCTCCTGTGACAAGATTATTCCAGGTATGCTCATGGCTGCCGCTCGTCTGGACCTGCCCACGGTATTTTTAACCGGAGGACCCAGTGAGATGGTTCTGCGTCAAAGGAAAACGTCTTGCAGCTCTGTTAACTTCCCTGATCATTCGGACCCTGCTGATCAGATGGGCTGCCTCACCAGTGGCTCCTGTGGCGCCTGCGAGATTATTGGTACAGCCAACACCTTTCAGTGCATAGCGGAGGCCCTTGGCATGACCTTGCCAGGTTCCGCAAATATACCTGGTTATACGGCGGATAAGGCTCGAGTCGCCAGGGCCTGTGGCCGCCAAATCGTGAAAAATGTTCAGGAAGGCCTGACTGCCAGGCAAATTATGACCAAAGAATCCCTGATAAACGCCCTGCTCCTTGTACAGGCAGTGGGCGGCTCCACAAATACCGCGCTTCATCTTCCCGCCATTGCTCGGGAGCTCGGCCTGGAGTTAACGCTCGAGGAATTTAACGTGGCTGCCAAAAAGGTACCCACCCTGTGTGCTATAGCCCCCAACGGGCCATACGGAGTCCTCGACCTTTATCGGTCAGGAGGGGTGCCGGGAGTATTGAAACGGATTGCTGAAGACTTGGATCTTAATTGTGGCAACACGTTTGGAGGCACCTTGCAAGACGTTGTGGCCAATGCCCAAATAACGGATGAAAACGTGATTCCCGAGCGCAGCAATTGCCATTATCCTGAAGGAGGATTAGTGGCGCTGTTCGGTAACCTTGCACCTGAAGGGTCTGTGGTGAAGCAATCCGCCGTGGACCCGAATATGTATAAATTCTCAGGTCCCGCCAGAATTTTCGAGTCTGAGCACGCGTGCCTCGAGGCTATCAGAAACAAAACAATCCAGGAGGGCGAAGTTGTGGTAATCCGTAATGAAGGTCCAAAAGGCGGCCCTGGCATGCCGGAAACCCTCGCAGTGACAATTGGGCTCAAGCTCCTGGGGTTGCAAAGGGTTGCCCTGATCACGGATGGGAGATTCAGCGGAGCCACCAGCGGCCCCTGTGTCGGACATGTCAGCCCAGAAGCTGCAGACGGGGGGCCCATTGCAGCCTTGGATGACGGGGATATTATTCGCATCGATATTCCCAGTCGCGCCATTGCAGTGGAACTTTCGGACGAGGCTTTGAAGGAACGCTTAGCCTCCAGGAAGCCGAGTCCGCACGCCCCCGTAGATGGCTACATGCAGCGATATGTGTCGACAGTAACATCAGCGGCAAAAGGTGCTGTTCTGGAAAAACCATAGACAAGGTGTCAACTAGTAAATGGAGAGATGATATGAGAATCAGCCTGCCGGAACTTTGCTGGTACGGGAACACCACCCTGGAAATTGATATGCCTGAGGACTGGGACGTTCAATACTGCCCCATGCGCGGTGCCGATCGTTCCCCGCTGTCCGTAGAACAGATGGCTCAGGCAATCCGCAATCCTATTGGCTCTCCACGACTTAGCGAAATGGCCATGGGCAAAAAAACCGCGGTTATCGTTTTTGATGACATGACCCGGCCCACACGCACCTACGAGCTGGTACCCACGGTCATCGAAGAACTGCGGGCCGGGGGCATAAGGGATGAGGACATTACATTCGTTTGTGGCCTCGGCACACACGGCGCCCTCACCCAGCATGAATTCAGAAAAAAACTCGGGATTGAGATTCTCCGTAAATTCCGGGCTTTCAATCATAACTGCTATGAAAACTGCGTCGAGATGGGAACCACTAGTTACGGGACTCCGGTGCTCATCAATCGCGAAGTCGCCCAGGCGGACATCAAAATTACCATTGGTTGCATCACGGCGCATCCTCAGAACGGATTCAGCGGGGGCGGCAAACTTTTCCTTCCGGGAGTAGCTCATATTGACGCCATCGCCCACCACCATCTTAAAGTCGAGGCCCAGGCCAAAGAAACCACCGGGCATGGCAAATGGGAGGATAACATCTTGCGGAAAAATATCCGGGAAGCGGGACGTATTGCCGGACTGGACTTTATTGTCAACGTGATTTTCAATAGCCGCGGCGCCACGACCGGCGTGTTTGCAGGCGATTTTGAAGCAGCGCACGATAAAGGCGTAGAGAGGGCCAAGGTCTCCTATGCCACGGATCCTGTGCCTGAAAACAAGCAGGTGGCCATCACCAACGCTTTTGCCAAACCAAACGAAATGCTCATCTCCATACTGCTGGGAATGCTTTCCCTGAAAGATCTCTCCGGCTCGATCGTTATCATTGCCAATTCTCCTGAAGGTCAGGTCCCTCATTCTTTAGTGGGTCGATGGGGAAGCAATTACGGAGGAAGGCAATATCCTGTTGTGGCGCTGCCGGATTCCATCAGGGTGATCGTGCAGAATCCCTACTGGGATTGCACGACCATGGACTGGGCTGCCAATCCGGACCAAGTGGCATACACGGAGAACTGGGAGCAAACCCTTTCCCTCCTGTGCAGGGAGCATGATTCGGGAACCCAATGCGCGGTGATTCCAAACGCCACCATGCAGTATTTTGACCATTGCGGTATTTTGTAAAATGGATAACACATTAGATTTAGGAGATATATTTTGAAGCCCAATGCAATCATTGTCGACGAAAAAGATAATGTGGCCATCGCCTTGACTGATATCGCGAAAGGGGGAACTGCCGTTCTGAAAGAGGGGCGTACCCTGGTGACAAAAACAGATATTCCTTTCAGTCATAAAATACTTCTTGAGGATTTGTCCGAAGGTGAAGAAATTATTAAATATGGGGAAGTTATCGGAAAAGCATCTACTCAATTGATGCAGGGAGAATGGATTCACTCCCATAATATGGAAAGCATCGGGGACTAAGTGAAAATGAATACTTTTTCAGGATATCTGCGAAAAAAAGGGGCACCTGGCGTCAGAAATCATGTGGCAATTCTTCCGACGGTATCATGTGCAAATGGCGTAGCCATGGCCATCGCCGGAAAGGTGCCGGAAGCTGTGCCGCTTTATCACAGTGTCGGATGCGGCAGGGCCGGGGAAGATCACGAAATTCACCGCAATACCTTGACCAACCTCTGTTCTCATCCCAATGTCGGGGCGCTGTTGATTGTCAGTCTCGGGTGTGAGGTCCTGAAGGCAGATGAACTTGAGGCGGCTGCTTTGGATGCCGGCAGACCGGCCCGGAAAATTGTGATCCAGAAAGAAGGTGGATCTGTAAAATCAACTGCCAAAGGTGTGGCCTTTGTCCGGGAGATGTTAAATGAAATTGACTCAACCGAACCAGCCCAGGTACCTTTCAGCGAATTGACGGTTGGGCTTGAATGCGGCGGTTCAGACGCCTTTTCCGGTGTGACAGCCAATCCGGCAGTCGGGCGGATGGCTGACCAGATGGTAGACTTGGGGGCTTCCGTAATCCTGACTGAAACAACAGAGATGATCGGGACCAGCCATATTCTTGCAAAGCGGGCTAAAAATCCGGAAGTTGCAGAAAGGATTAAATCACTTGTTTCCCGGCAATGGGAAAAGTGTGAACGGATCCTGGGTCCAGTTTCTAAAGTGCTAATTTCCCCCGGGAATATGGACGGCGGCATGACCAACATCAGGGAAAAAGCATTAGGATGTATCGTAAAGGCAGGCACAAGAGATATCGTTGAAGTGGTGTCTTATGGTCAGCAGCCGACTGAAAAGGGTGTGGTAATTATGGATGGTCCTGGATACGATACGGATTCCCTGACAGGTATGGCTGCTGCAGGCGCCCAGGTGATAGTTTTTACTACCGGCCGTGGTAATCCCATTGGGTTTCCCATTGTACCGGTGATCAAAGTGATCAGTACGACCCAGGCATTTCAAAGGCTTGAAGATGATATTGATGTCAATGCCGGTGTTATCCTGGAAGGCCATAGCCTTGAAGATGTTGGGGCCGGCCTTGTTCAGAAACTTTCAGATACAATCAATGGTGGTTTGACAAAGGCGGAAATCAATCACCAGAATGGCATTATGTGCCTGTATACGCAGCATTCAGCCTTTTAGGAAAATACTCGAACGGTTGTTTTTTGTTAGCTGGAACCAGATTGAGATAGGAAAACCTGTAGATGAGGTGGCGGTACTGCCGAATGCCAGGATGCAGTATACGGGTTGATCGCAGTATTTTCGGAAAAGATGAGTCCCGGCGAGAGGTGTCAGTAATAATCTTAAAATGACCTCCTTGCCACCAGGCGATTCACAAGCAAGACCGGCAGCCCGGCTTTTTTAGACCATTTTTAGGGCGAGCAATTTGGAAACGAAAAATATGACTAAACGATACAGTGCAGCAGAAGAATATGAGATGCGTGCCAGGGTGTCGATCTCAGAACTGCTAAATCGGAGCGCGGTGGCCCACTGGTGGTGCACCCATATCTCGCAATGCATGCCGACTGCCGTTATTCAGGGAGGTTCCGTTATGCCGCTGGAAAAGGCGCCCAGGGCGGAGATCTGGAATGTGAGGGCGGAAACGCATCTGGAGCCGCTGCCCTTATCAGATTTCCTGCAGCACCCCGGATCAGGGGCGCGTGGCTATATTGCCGTTCATGCCGGCCGGATCGTTGCGGAAGCCTATCCCGATCTGCGTCCCCACGACATGCACATGTGGGCCTCATGCGCCAAGCCGACCGCAGGACTGGTGATCGAGCTTCTGATCGAAGATGGCATCATCGACGACAGCCAGCCGTTCGGTACCTATATGCCTGAATTTGCTGGTACAGACTGGGCGGGGGTGAGGATCGCCGACGCGATGGACATGACGACGGGAATGGACTGCGAGGAAAACGACGAGACGCGTGCCGATCCTTCATCCAACGCCATCCGCGCTTTTATGGCAGAATTCTCCGAACCGTATGGCGACAAGGTGGAGCGCTTGCCTGATGTCCTTAAAAATGTTCGGCAGGTGGATTCTCCCGGGCACAAGTTCGAATACAGTTCGCCCACCACACAGATGCTGGTGCTGCTGGCCGAATCGGTGACCAACTGCAAATGGACCGAGTTCTTCGCGCAACGGGTTTGGGATCATGTCGGTGCGGAAGGCCCGTTTCTGCAGCACCTGACCCCGGATGGGATCGCGCTGGCGCACGGGGTGACCTCGGGCTGCCTGAGAAATCTGGCCCGTTTCGGGATGCTGTATACCCCAAGCTGGCATAACACAGCAAACAAACAGATTGTTTCAGAATCGATTCTATCCCGCATTCGCACACCCAGGCGGTCGAGGGGTTTCTTTATGCGTGGCTTTGATGGGCCCGTTTTCCGAGATTATCTCGATGACGAGACAATGATATCCAATTCGCGACAATGGGACGCCGTTTGGGAAGATGGTGACATGTTCAAGTCCGGTTTTATGGGGCAGGGACTCTATGTCTCCCCCGGACGAGATCTGGTGATTGCGTATTTTTCAACCATTCCGGAAATGTATATGGCCCGCTACCTGCGCCCGGTTGCGGGACTGTTTCCACTGAATGGCCGTTAATACGGGAATACTGAGGCTCCGAT is a window encoding:
- a CDS encoding indolepyruvate oxidoreductase subunit beta; protein product: MGTAVLKHDPTNLIITGVGGQGNVLASKILGSMLIDNELNVTVGETFGASQRGGSVMSHLRIGSGPARSPQIPMRRAHAIVALEAMEALQALGKYGNPETLVIANSRPIYPMECISGECGYPEQEQLEQWLQKFSGKAWIIEATKHAMNLGAPIYANIIMIGALAATGILPLNREGFKVVLERTMSGAKVAKNLDAFDLGTGLLV
- a CDS encoding dihydroxy-acid dehydratase, whose translation is MKKPVSKDIFDGSDFPISDVRMGVFQGTGADLEEAKVKPIIAIVNSHTEINPGHAHLANLAMRVREGVFAAGGIPFEFNVPAPCDGISEGHPGMKFILPQRDLIADMVEIHVRSMRFDGMVMIASCDKIIPGMLMAAARLDLPTVFLTGGPSEMVLRQRKTSCSSVNFPDHSDPADQMGCLTSGSCGACEIIGTANTFQCIAEALGMTLPGSANIPGYTADKARVARACGRQIVKNVQEGLTARQIMTKESLINALLLVQAVGGSTNTALHLPAIARELGLELTLEEFNVAAKKVPTLCAIAPNGPYGVLDLYRSGGVPGVLKRIAEDLDLNCGNTFGGTLQDVVANAQITDENVIPERSNCHYPEGGLVALFGNLAPEGSVVKQSAVDPNMYKFSGPARIFESEHACLEAIRNKTIQEGEVVVIRNEGPKGGPGMPETLAVTIGLKLLGLQRVALITDGRFSGATSGPCVGHVSPEAADGGPIAALDDGDIIRIDIPSRAIAVELSDEALKERLASRKPSPHAPVDGYMQRYVSTVTSAAKGAVLEKP
- a CDS encoding lactate racemase domain-containing protein, yielding MRISLPELCWYGNTTLEIDMPEDWDVQYCPMRGADRSPLSVEQMAQAIRNPIGSPRLSEMAMGKKTAVIVFDDMTRPTRTYELVPTVIEELRAGGIRDEDITFVCGLGTHGALTQHEFRKKLGIEILRKFRAFNHNCYENCVEMGTTSYGTPVLINREVAQADIKITIGCITAHPQNGFSGGGKLFLPGVAHIDAIAHHHLKVEAQAKETTGHGKWEDNILRKNIREAGRIAGLDFIVNVIFNSRGATTGVFAGDFEAAHDKGVERAKVSYATDPVPENKQVAITNAFAKPNEMLISILLGMLSLKDLSGSIVIIANSPEGQVPHSLVGRWGSNYGGRQYPVVALPDSIRVIVQNPYWDCTTMDWAANPDQVAYTENWEQTLSLLCREHDSGTQCAVIPNATMQYFDHCGIL
- a CDS encoding UxaA family hydrolase encodes the protein MKPNAIIVDEKDNVAIALTDIAKGGTAVLKEGRTLVTKTDIPFSHKILLEDLSEGEEIIKYGEVIGKASTQLMQGEWIHSHNMESIGD
- a CDS encoding UxaA family hydrolase; the encoded protein is MNTFSGYLRKKGAPGVRNHVAILPTVSCANGVAMAIAGKVPEAVPLYHSVGCGRAGEDHEIHRNTLTNLCSHPNVGALLIVSLGCEVLKADELEAAALDAGRPARKIVIQKEGGSVKSTAKGVAFVREMLNEIDSTEPAQVPFSELTVGLECGGSDAFSGVTANPAVGRMADQMVDLGASVILTETTEMIGTSHILAKRAKNPEVAERIKSLVSRQWEKCERILGPVSKVLISPGNMDGGMTNIREKALGCIVKAGTRDIVEVVSYGQQPTEKGVVIMDGPGYDTDSLTGMAAAGAQVIVFTTGRGNPIGFPIVPVIKVISTTQAFQRLEDDIDVNAGVILEGHSLEDVGAGLVQKLSDTINGGLTKAEINHQNGIMCLYTQHSAF
- a CDS encoding beta-lactamase family protein, coding for MPLEKAPRAEIWNVRAETHLEPLPLSDFLQHPGSGARGYIAVHAGRIVAEAYPDLRPHDMHMWASCAKPTAGLVIELLIEDGIIDDSQPFGTYMPEFAGTDWAGVRIADAMDMTTGMDCEENDETRADPSSNAIRAFMAEFSEPYGDKVERLPDVLKNVRQVDSPGHKFEYSSPTTQMLVLLAESVTNCKWTEFFAQRVWDHVGAEGPFLQHLTPDGIALAHGVTSGCLRNLARFGMLYTPSWHNTANKQIVSESILSRIRTPRRSRGFFMRGFDGPVFRDYLDDETMISNSRQWDAVWEDGDMFKSGFMGQGLYVSPGRDLVIAYFSTIPEMYMARYLRPVAGLFPLNGR